The window CTGAGGAAGATTTGAAGGCGGTCCTCAACGCGGCGAGGCTTGCTCCTTCGGCCAATAATCTCCAACCCTGGAAGTTTGTGGTGGTCAAAAACGAGAAAAAACGGCGGTTGATCGCCCAAGCCTGTTTTGGACAGGAGTTTGTGGGGGAGGCGCCAGTGGTGATTGTGGCCTGTGCTATTGCTCGGGGCGGTTGTATTGGAAATTATATGGAAAGCTGGCCTGTTGATGTAGCCATAGCCCTCACCCATTTGATGCTCATGGCCTGGGGAAAGGGTCTGGGAACCTGCTGGATTGGTGCTTTTGACGAGGAACGAATTAAGGAAATCTGCGCTATTCCTCCAGAAGTGAGAATTGTAGGGATAACGCCTTTGGGATATCCGGTCAAACTTCCTCAGGCGACTCCACGGCGGCCTTTGGAGAAGATTTTTTGTGAAGACACGTATCTCGAATGAGGAGGAGTGGTTTTGGGTATTATCAGGTTAGAGATCGATGATATTCTGGTGCTCAAAAAAGCTCACCCCTGTGG of the Atribacterota bacterium genome contains:
- a CDS encoding nitroreductase family protein, translating into MDLTEAIETRRSVRKFRAEEVAEEDLKAVLNAARLAPSANNLQPWKFVVVKNEKKRRLIAQACFGQEFVGEAPVVIVACAIARGGCIGNYMESWPVDVAIALTHLMLMAWGKGLGTCWIGAFDEERIKEICAIPPEVRIVGITPLGYPVKLPQATPRRPLEKIFCEDTYLE